In Leptospira congkakensis, a single window of DNA contains:
- a CDS encoding DUF1577 domain-containing protein, translating to MRPMDQITAKEQKHHVILHYLMNQEMKAYWNGQVQSMTVTQELPGGEEIIVDWSEVWPIGPGSNLVLSKLLARYLELHCTFVKQITPNKIQLHVDKVLIAKKERLNPRFTISEDGLVNVTNIVSSKTIIEANMFNIPTLVRVNFEDYRKRMMVRSGEAGAMDIFKSGMERKYEVVKSTQKILFIKDASNPESYRSDEEGFINYEDEVDDHVEKLAMASKDKKIKSELILPILYKNELEEIIPIGYYSLQTKDNAITTEDLNFYQAQIAEMIERIKDANLMTTVEKFPVLDLSATGLKIRITNSNLVETLPKQKGILLELVFKLQTPFRFFGKIAWAYKETSGDLLVGIEFSGKRTYAEKVRFEENIEIIKNNGKTAA from the coding sequence ATGCGACCAATGGATCAAATCACTGCGAAAGAACAAAAACATCATGTGATCTTACACTATCTCATGAATCAAGAAATGAAAGCGTATTGGAATGGGCAAGTCCAATCCATGACCGTAACACAGGAATTACCTGGTGGTGAAGAGATCATTGTTGATTGGTCAGAAGTATGGCCTATTGGTCCAGGTTCTAACCTTGTTCTTTCTAAACTATTAGCTCGTTATTTAGAACTTCATTGCACTTTTGTAAAACAAATTACACCTAACAAAATCCAACTCCACGTAGACAAAGTTCTGATTGCAAAAAAAGAAAGACTAAACCCTCGTTTTACAATCTCCGAAGATGGCCTTGTGAATGTTACAAACATTGTTAGTTCCAAAACAATTATCGAAGCCAATATGTTCAACATTCCCACTCTTGTTCGCGTAAACTTTGAAGACTATCGCAAACGAATGATGGTTAGGTCTGGTGAAGCAGGCGCAATGGATATTTTTAAGTCGGGAATGGAAAGAAAATACGAAGTAGTAAAATCAACTCAAAAAATTCTTTTTATTAAAGATGCAAGTAATCCAGAAAGTTACCGTTCTGATGAAGAAGGATTTATCAACTACGAAGATGAAGTCGATGACCATGTTGAAAAACTAGCGATGGCTTCAAAAGACAAAAAGATAAAATCCGAACTCATCCTTCCCATTCTTTACAAAAACGAATTAGAAGAAATCATTCCTATCGGTTACTACTCTCTTCAAACAAAAGACAATGCCATCACAACAGAAGATTTAAATTTCTACCAAGCTCAAATTGCAGAAATGATCGAAAGGATTAAAGATGCTAATTTAATGACGACAGTGGAAAAATTTCCTGTTTTGGATTTGTCTGCCACTGGATTAAAAATTCGTATCACCAACAGCAACCTAGTAGAAACTCTTCCAAAACAAAAAGGTATTTTATTAGAACTAGTTTTCAAACTACAAACTCCATTTCGATTTTTTGGAAAAATTGCTTGGGCTTATAAAGAAACATCTGGTGACTTACTTGTTGGAATTGAGTTTTCCGGAAAACGTACATATGCTGAAAAGGTACGTTTCGAAGAAAATATCGAAATTATTAAAAACAATGGAAAAACCGCAGCCTAA
- a CDS encoding FKBP-type peptidyl-prolyl cis-trans isomerase: MKICIQSVLFFLVVSVFPIQSAERDFQIIDLVVGKGEEAFSGSYVTVHYVGKLTNGTKFDSSRDRNRPFEFNLGAGEVVKGWDKGVKGMRVGGKRKLIIPPELGYGSKTVGNIPANSTLIFEVELLKIY; this comes from the coding sequence ATGAAGATCTGTATCCAATCCGTATTATTTTTCCTAGTAGTTTCGGTTTTTCCCATCCAATCAGCAGAAAGGGACTTCCAAATCATTGATCTCGTTGTCGGAAAAGGTGAGGAAGCTTTTTCGGGATCCTACGTGACCGTCCACTATGTAGGCAAACTCACGAACGGAACCAAGTTTGATAGTTCTCGTGACCGCAACCGTCCTTTCGAATTCAATTTGGGTGCAGGAGAAGTAGTCAAAGGTTGGGACAAAGGTGTCAAAGGAATGCGAGTGGGTGGCAAACGCAAACTCATCATTCCTCCTGAACTAGGTTATGGTAGCAAAACGGTAGGAAACATTCCTGCAAACTCCACTCTTATATTTGAAGTGGAACTCTTAAAAATTTACTAA